A region from the Triticum urartu cultivar G1812 chromosome 1, Tu2.1, whole genome shotgun sequence genome encodes:
- the LOC125533120 gene encoding uncharacterized protein LOC125533120 yields MASDSELLVAADPESNPTATTISSLARDELLEIFLRLPDLPALARAAFTCRTWLGAVRSSPSFRRRFRALHPAPLIGFFLDTYGAPTPSFFPVRPLDPDVTAAVRRGDFFLTSLPAPASLKWNVADCCDGYILLWDTTEVALAALNPITWAVHSLPMPPDDIRADAENAEDIWADADNASWSDADNLGGFTFLGFHILSSEDNPRSFRVVCVCSDEYRVRAAVFSSETWDWVIHPWVEGQTMRANDGMMAAGSIYWPCPSYGTGSMIKIDTATMDNTTLDMPNGVDMGAGSIKVGETKDGELCIARASYDLLLNVWIHSVDGDGIQGWTPHRTFSMSSEIDRVSQGWARHYDGDLEVVQVKNGCVYLSAKLMCPLGALCRWVFSLSLETMKLALLVEGRYDGPGYPYIMAWPPSLVGDDQLEL; encoded by the coding sequence ATGGCGAGTGACAGTGAGCTGCTGGTGGCGGCGGATCCTGAGTCGAATCCCACCGCCACCACCATATCCTCCCTCGCCCGAGATGAACTTCTCGAGATCTTCCTCCGCCTGCCGGACCTGCCGGCGCTCGCCCGCGCCGCCTTCACCTGCCGCACGTGGCTCGGTGCCGTCCGCTCCTCCCCGTCCTTCCGCCGCCGGTTCCGCGCCCTCCACCCGGCGCCCCTCATCGGGTTCTTCCTCGACACCTACGGCGCTCCTACCCCCTCCTTCTTCCCCGTGCGCCCCTTGGATCCCGACGTcaccgccgccgtccgccgggGCGACTTCTTCCTCACCTCTCTCCCCGCACCCGCGTCCCTAAAGTGGAACGTCGCAGACTGCTGCGATGGGTATATCCTCCTCTGGGATACAACCGAGGTGGCGCTCGCTGCTCTCAACCCCATCACCTGGGCTGTCCACTCCCTCCCGATGCCTCCCGATGATATCAGGGCGGACGCGGAGAACGCCGAGGATATCTGGGCCGACGCGGACAACGCTAGTTGGTCAGACGCGGACAACCTAGGCGGCTTCACCTTCCTTGGTTTTCATATCTTGTCCTCTGAGGACAACCCTCGGTCGTTCCGAGTGGTCTGCGTCTGCAGTGATGAATATAGGGTTCGTGCCGCGGTCTTCTCGTCGGAGACATGGGACTGGGTCATCCATCCGTGGGTGGAAGGGCAAACCATGAGGGCTAATGATGGCATGATGGCTGCCGGTTCCATTTACTGGCCTTGCCCTAGCTATGGAACTGGAAGCATGATCAAAATTGACACTGCCACAATGGATAACACCACTCTGGACATGCCCAATGGAGTGGACATGGGGGCAGGCAGTATCAAGGTCGGGGAGACCAAGGATGGTGAACTTTGTATTGCTCGTGCATCTTATGATCTCCTTCTCAATGTTTGGATCCATAGTGTTGACGGTGATGGGATTCAGGGCTGGACACCGCACAGGACATTCTCTATGAGTTCCGAAATCGATCGCGTTTCTCAGGGGTGGGCGCGGCACTATGATGGAGACCTCGAGGTTGTGCAAGTTAAGAATGGATGCGTTTACTTATCAGCAAAACTGATGTGCCCTCTTGGCGCACTCTGCCGCTGGGTTTTCTCCCTTTCCTTGGAGACTATGAAGCTTGCCTTGCTGGTTGAGGGAAGGTATGATGGTCCTGGCTATCCGTACATTATGGCATGGCCTCCTTCTTTAGTTGGTGATGATCAACTTGAACTCTAA